The proteins below come from a single Vidua macroura isolate BioBank_ID:100142 chromosome 17, ASM2450914v1, whole genome shotgun sequence genomic window:
- the RBM12 gene encoding RNA-binding protein 12: MAVVIRLQGLPIVAGTMDIRHFFSGLTIPDGGVHIVGGELGEAFIVFATDEDARLGMMRTGGTIKGSKVTLLLSSKTEMQNMIELSRRRFETANLDMPPANASRSGPPPSSGMSGRVNLPTTVPNFNNPSPSVVTASTTVHESNKNISTFSTASIGTAPPNLGSTFGSPTFSSTIPSTASPMNTVPPPPIPPIPAMPSLPPMPSIPPIPVPPPVPTLPPVPPVPPIPPVPPVPPMTPLPPISGMPPMNPPPVAPLPTGMNGSGAAVNMNSGLNPLFIGPMNPVNPIQMNSQGSVKPIPINPDDLYVSVHGMPFTATESDVKDFFLGLRVDAVHMLKDHVGRNNGNGLVKFFSPQDTFEALKRNRMLMIQRYVEVSPATERQWVAAGGHITFKQTMGPSGQAHPPPQAHPRSKSPTGQKRSRSRSPHEHGFCVYLKGLPFESENKHVIDFFKKLDIVEDSIYIAYGPNGKAIGEGFVEFRNEADYKAALCHHKQYIGNRFIQVHPITKKAMLEKIDMIRKRLQNFSYDQREILMNAEGESGLPKLCAHISNIPYNITKIEILQFLEGLAVEENSVQILVDNNGQGLGQALVQFKAEDDARKAERLHRKKLNGRDVNLRLITVEEMRDIERNPASQGKKILKIPIQGNAPVPGAQGPGGDEHAFLGGNAKDTNNGPPFNFPGNFSGSSTFGPPLPPPGIGGFPDSRPGIPTVAASVLPGASIEVPGFAGGPANLSGPAGFAGGPQTFGNGPGNLSGPPAFGAGPPAIASSLGHLSGPPGFGPGPGNIHIGGPPGFGTGSGKPGPTVIKVQNMPFTVSVDEILDFFYGYQVIPGSVCLKYNEKGMPTGEAMVAFESRDEAMAAVVDLNDRPIGSRKVKLVLG, from the coding sequence ATGGCTGTGGTCATCCGCTTGCAAGGTCTCCCGATTGTGGCGGGGACCATGGACATTCGCCACTTCTTCTCTGGATTGACCATTCCCGATGGGGGCGTGCATATTGTAGGGGGTGAACTGGGTGAGGCTTTCATCGTTTTTGCCACTGATGAAGATGCAAGGCTTGGTATGATGCGCACAGGTGGTACAATTAAAGGGTCAAAAGTAACGTTGTTGCTGAGCAGtaaaactgaaatgcagaacATGATAGAGCTCAGTCGTAGGCGTTTTGAAACTGCCAATCTAGATATGCCACCAGCAAATGCTAGCAGGTCGGGACCACCACCTAGTTCTGGAATGAGTGGAAGGGTTAACTTACCTACTACTGTACCTAACTTTAATAATCCTTCTCCTAGTGTAGTAACTGCTTCTACTACGGTGCatgaaagcaataaaaacatATCCACATTTTCTACTGCCAGTATCGGCACTGCACCTCCAAATCTTGGGAGTACTTTTGGTAGTCCAACATTTAGCTCAACTATACCTAGCACAGCATCCCCAATGAACACAGTACCTCCTCCACCAATCCCTCCTATCCCAGCTATGCCATCTTTGCCACCAATGCCTTCTATTCCCCCTATACCTGTTCCACCTCCTGTACCCACACTGCCTCCTGTTCCTCCAGTTCCTCCAAtaccccctgtgccccctgtaCCTCCAATGACACCTCTGCCTCCCATATCAGGAATGCCTCCTATGAATCCTCCACCTGTAGCACCCTTACCCACTGGAATGAATGGGTCTGGAGCAGCAGTGAATATGAACAGCGGCTTGAATCCATTGTTTATTGGTCCCATGAATCCTGTAAATCCTATCCAGATGAATTCTCAAGGTAGTGTCAAGCCAATTCCCATCAATCCAGATGATTTGTATGTCAGCGTTCATGGAATGCCCTTTACTGCAACAGAATCTGATGTGAAAGACTTTTTCCTTGGGCTCCGTGTGGATGCAGTCCATATGCTGAAGGATCATGTAGGTCGAAATAATGGAAATGGACTAGTtaagtttttttctcctcaagaTACATTTGAAGCACTGAAGCGAAACAGAATGCTGATGATTCAGCGCTATGTTGAAGTTAGTCCTGCAACAGAGAGACAGTGGGTAGCTGCTGGAGGCCACATAACTTTCAAGCAAACCATGGGTCCCTCTGGGCAGGCACATCCTCCTCCCCAGGCTCATCCTAGGTCCAAATCTCCCACTGGACAGAAAAGGTCACGGTCAAGATCTCCCCATGAGCACGgtttctgtgtttatttgaaAGGTCTTCCCTTTGAATCGGAGAACAAACATgtgatagatttttttaaaaagctggatATAGTTGAGGACAGCATTTATATAGCTTATGGACCTAATGGGAAGGCAATTGGGGAGGGGTTTGTTGAGTTTAGAAATGAAGCTGATTATAAAGCAGCTTTGTGTCATCATAAGCAGTACATAGGGAATCGCTTCATTCAGGTACATCCAATTACTAAAAAGGCAATGTTAGAAAAGATAGATATGATTCGTAAAAGATTGCAGAACTTCAGCTATGACCAGAGAGAAATTCTGATGAATGCTGAGGGAGAATCAGGCTTGCCAAAACTGTGTGCGCATATATCTAATATTCCATACAATATAACAAAAATTGAAATACTTCAGTTTCTAGAGGGACTGGCAGTAGAAGAAAACTCTGTACAAATTCTTGTTGATAATAATGGGCAAGGTTTAGGACAAGCACTGGTTCAGTTTAAAGCTGAAGATGATGCTCGTAAGGCAGAACGCTTGCACCGTAAAAAACTGAATGGAAGAGATGTTAATTTGCGTTTGATAACTGTAGAAGAAATGAGAGATATTGAGAGAAACCCAGCGTCTCAAGGAAAAAAGATCCTGAAAATACCAATCCAGGGAAATgcacctgtgccaggagcacagggcCCTGGTGGAGATGAGCATGCCTTCTTGGGGGGAAATGCTAAAGACACAAACAATGGTCCTCCATTTAATTTCCCTGGTAACTTCAGTGGGTCTAGCACATTTGGTCCCCCTTTACCACCACCTGGAATAGGTGGCTTTCCTGATTCTAGACCAGGAATACCCACAGTTGCAGCTAGTGTTTTACCTGGTGCAAGTATTGAGGTACCGGGTTTTGCAGGTGGTCCTGCTAATTTGAGTGGACCAGCAGGTTTTGCAGGGGGTCCTCAGACATTTGGTAATGGTCCTGGCAATTTAAGTGGGCCCCCTGCCTTTGGTGCTGGTCCTCCAGCAATTGCTAGCAGTCTTGGACATTTAAGTGGACCTCCAGGGTTTGGACCTGGACCAGGAAACATACATATTGGTGGACCTCCAGGTTTTGGAACAGGGTCTGGGAAGCCAGGGCCAACTGTCATTAAAGTGCAGAATATGCCCTTTACCGTTTCGGTGGATGAAattttggatttcttttatGGTTACCAAGTGATCCCTGGTTCCGTGTGCTTAAAATACAACGAGAAAGGCATGCCCACTGGAGAAGCAATGGTTGCATTTGAGTCTCGTGATGAAGCTATGGCAGCTGTTGTTGATTTAAATGACAGGCCTATAGGTTCCAGAAAAGTAAAACTTGTATTAGGGTAG